The sequence CAAGCTGTCctcttgtgattggctgagcgAGCCTCCATTGGTGACTGCCGcagcctctgattggctgacatcGAGGTCGGTTAGGTTGACGTAGGTATGGCTCTGCAAATGCAAAACAGGATGAGACGTGAATTTTCCACCTTGAAAGATGACTCCGGCTTTACCGTCTGCGTCTCATCAGGACCGTTGGTGAGCTGCCTTTCAAACCTGAAGACAGAGAAGACAACCATCAATAAAGGGCAGGCCACAAACCATGTGACCCGACACCCCCGACTGTTAAATGACCGTTTTTTGTTACTGTTCACTGTACTCAAACAGCTTGGTTTCATGGTCACAGCAGCTTCATGCATCTCACACGGGATGGTGGTACCTTGCTGTTCaccattccttccttccaaaaGGTCAGGCTGAGGTTGAGGCTCGGAGGCCAAGTGTGTGTGTCGCCCACCTGCGGTAGCGAGAGAAGGCCGTGTTCATCTGGTCGTTGGTCGCCAGCAACTCTTCGATCAGCTTCTCTTCGCTAAGCTTGGGGACCATCTTCACAATCCTGTCCTGCATGTCCTTACACACGGTGTACAACTGCTAATGACACAAGCAGACGGAGAATGTGTGGGCGGGGAGGGGTGGCGGTGGAGCAGATGCAGCAGATGCGTGGAGATGCGTGGAGATGCGTGGAGGGCCAGGTCAGTGAAGGCCAAGCTGCTTTTCACACGCCATGAATGGCGAGAACGTGTGAGAGGAGGTTTCTGTACCTCTAGCAGCTCCATGTCGGCTTGTTTGATGGTGACGGGATCCAGCTGACTCATCATATCGGACATCATTGTCAGGTTGCTCCGCACCACTCCCAGCTCTGTCTTTAGCGCCTTCACCTGAAGTGGGAATACCACTCACTCAACAAACGCTAGCTTGGGAAGGCAGAAGATTCCATTCCAGGTGGGAGAATGATGGGTTCTATTTATAGTCAAGGAATATGGTTACATGCAGGTGCAGGTGCTCCTAATGTTACGGCCACCGTCTCCACATAACTATGGCTGagattaatctaattaattcacCACGATTAATCACCACCCACAACTGTGTGTCAaagttgactgtattttattaacAGATAGACAATTGATATAGACTGGATTAACCAcagattttaaataattaatcctgattaatcaccatttgcaactatgtgtcAGGTGGTGAGCTCCGGGGGGGCAGGTGGAGACCCCTGCGTTATGCCCTATGAATATGCCTCTCCCGATTATTAAACAGGTTCAAATGTGGCTTCCACAACCTGCTTaccaaacagcgccctctgctggatttgcAGCTGCAAGACTTTTATCCCCTACAGATAGCTCTTTCAAAGCCACCTttgatttatttacaatttaaagcaAAGAAAAGAAACCCGCCGACATGCGGGGGTGCGAATGGCGAACGGCGGCCAGGCGGGGATCTACTGTGGAGTGAATGGAAAGTGGGAAGCACGGCAAAGTCCATCACCTGATTGGGAGTGAAGGCATCACTTCCATCTAGCGTCTGCTTTAGCTCAAGGGTCTGGGGCGGGTTTAGGGGAGGTTTGGAAGACAGCAGCGCGACAACAGGCCCGTTCCGAGGCAAAGTCTGCTAAGCCAGGCACAGAAAGGACAGAAAGGACAGAAGGGACAGAAAGGACAGAAAGGACCCGGAAGAAAAGGTTGACCACAGATGAACGCTAGTGTCCAAGAGTCAGGCAGAAGGAGCGTTTGTACCCTTTTGGGGGCTTGGACCGGGGCGTAGCCGTCCAGTTCTGTCATGGGGAACTCCAGTCCTTTCCTGCGCAGGTCTTCGTAAACGGACACGACACCCGTCAGGTCGGGCGAGCTTCGGAAAGCGTCAGCCCACGCCTGGAAAAGAAGACAATGGCAAAGTATCCCAATGGACGGAACGGGACATCATGGGTGCGTCGGGGTGGCCCCGCCCTACCTGGATAATGCTGAGCACTCGGTCATGCACGATCAGAGGAGGGTTGTTCCTGGGGATGATGGAGCGAACCAGAACCCCCTCTATGAAATCCCTTGTGGTCACAAGGATGTGAAACCTGTATCCACAGTTCTTCACGCAGGTTTCTAGCACCTGGAAGCCAGAACGCCGTCTCAGGTCTTATGACGCGCGGCCAACAGTAGGAGGGTGGGCTTGCGTGTTAAACACTCACCGTGAGCGCTAGCATGACCTCCTTAAAGTTTTTGTTCCCCACAATCCTCTTCTTTATGGCTCTGACTGCATCTTTAGGCCTGCAACGAGAGCAGTCATCTTACAGGAAAGGCAACAAGGGGTTTGCTGCAGGGAAGACAACGCGCATGCGCACACCCTTCTTCCGAGTTGTTGATGGTGTCACAGATCTCCATGTTCAAAGACCAGTCTTCCGACGGCAGGCTGGAGCCGGTTGCACTCTCTGTGACAGAGACGGGCAGACGTGATTAATGGCGTTAATTCACCATGTTACATATTCTTCAGGACACGATGTAAACACAATTATATTTCCATCGATCAATGGACAGACATGACAAATCGTTCAAGTGAAGCTCCATCGATGTAGGTCAGCAGGAAGTCCGCCACAATTCAGCCAATCAATTCACGACAGGGCGGC comes from Doryrhamphus excisus isolate RoL2022-K1 chromosome 15, RoL_Dexc_1.0, whole genome shotgun sequence and encodes:
- the tom1 gene encoding target of Myb protein 1 isoform X3; its protein translation is MEICDTINNSEEGPKDAVRAIKKRIVGNKNFKEVMLALTVLETCVKNCGYRFHILVTTRDFIEGVLVRSIIPRNNPPLIVHDRVLSIIQAWADAFRSSPDLTGVVSVYEDLRRKGLEFPMTELDGYAPVQAPKRTLPRNGPVVALLSSKPPLNPPQTLELKQTLDGSDAFTPNQVKALKTELGVVRSNLTMMSDMMSQLDPVTIKQADMELLEQLYTVCKDMQDRIVKMVPKLSEEKLIEELLATNDQMNTAFSRYRRFERQLTNGPDETQTSHTYVNLTDLDVSQSEAAAVTNGGSLSQSQEDSLSSQMAGLDVHGVDGVDDVDALFQKRNVSTERGRENADVGQGGLAQAEDKMMLSSKTEYSPSSSRSSSPKLDWMLKRGMIPVKQSNVMDDIEKWLSLEDEYEDFEESDGVTSEEFDRFLAQRAKAAERLPSVSRSSQDADHSES
- the tom1 gene encoding target of Myb protein 1 isoform X2 produces the protein MEFLLGNPFGTPVGQRIESATGSSLPSEDWSLNMEICDTINNSEEGPKDAVRAIKKRIVGNKNFKEVMLALTVLETCVKNCGYRFHILVTTRDFIEGVLVRSIIPRNNPPLIVHDRVLSIIQAWADAFRSSPDLTGVVSVYEDLRRKGLEFPMTELDGYAPVQAPKRTLPRNGPVVALLSSKPPLNPPQTLELKQTLDGSDAFTPNQVKALKTELGVVRSNLTMMSDMMSQLDPVTIKQADMELLEQLYTVCKDMQDRIVKMVPKLSEEKLIEELLATNDQMNTAFSRYRRFERQLTNGPDETQTSHTYVNLTDLDVSQSEAAAVTNGGSLSQSQEDSLSSQMAGLDVHGVDGVDDVDALFQKRNVSTERGRENADVGQGGLAQAEDKMMLSSKTIPVKQSNVMDDIEKWLSLEDEYEDFEESDGVTSEEFDRFLAQRAKAAERLPSVSRSSQDADHSES
- the tom1 gene encoding target of Myb protein 1 isoform X5, with protein sequence MEFLLGNPFGTPVGQRIESATGSSLPSEDWSLNMEICDTINNSEEGPKDAVRAIKKRIVGNKNFKEVMLALTVLETCVKNCGYRFHILVTTRDFIEGVLVRSIIPRNNPPLIVHDRVLSIIQAWADAFRSSPDLTGVVSVYEDLRRKGLEFPMTELDGYAPVQAPKRTLPRNGPVVALLSSKPPLNPPQTLELKQTLDGSDAFTPNQVKALKTELGVVRSNLTMMSDMMSQLDPVTIKQADMELLEQLYTVCKDMQDRIVKMVPKLSEEKLIEELLATNDQMNTAFSRYRRFERQLTNGPDETQTSHTYVNLTDLDVSQSEAAAVTNGGSLSQSQEDSLSSQMAGLDVHGVDGVDDVDALFQKRNVSTERGRENADVGQGGLAQAEDKMMLSSKTEYSPSSSRSSSPKLDWMLKRGMIPVKQSNVMDDIEKWLSLEDEYEDFEESDGVTSEEFDRFLAQRAKAAERLPSVSRSSQDADHSES
- the tom1 gene encoding target of Myb protein 1 isoform X4, translated to MEFLLGNPFGTPVGQRIESATGSSLPSEDWSLNMEICDTINNSEEGPKDAVRAIKKRIVGNKNFKEVMLALTVLETCVKNCGYRFHILVTTRDFIEGVLVRSIIPRNNPPLIVHDRVLSIIQAWADAFRSSPDLTGVVSVYEDLRRKGLEFPMTELDGYAPVQAPKRVKALKTELGVVRSNLTMMSDMMSQLDPVTIKQADMELLEQLYTVCKDMQDRIVKMVPKLSEEKLIEELLATNDQMNTAFSRYRRFERQLTNGPDETQTSHTYVNLTDLDVSQSEAAAVTNGGSLSQSQEDSLSSQMAGLDVHGVDGVDDVDALFQKRNVSTERGRENADVGQGGLAQAEDKMMLSSKTEYSPSSSRSSSPKLDWMLKRGMIPVKQSNVMDDIEKWLSLEDEYEDFEESDGVTSEEFDRFLAQRAKAAERLPSVSRSSQDADHSES
- the tom1 gene encoding target of Myb protein 1 isoform X1, translated to MEFLLGNPFGTPVGQRIESATGSSLPSEDWSLNMEICDTINNSEEGPKDAVRAIKKRIVGNKNFKEVMLALTVLETCVKNCGYRFHILVTTRDFIEGVLVRSIIPRNNPPLIVHDRVLSIIQAWADAFRSSPDLTGVVSVYEDLRRKGLEFPMTELDGYAPVQAPKRTLPRNGPVVALLSSKPPLNPPQTLELKQTLDGSDAFTPNQVKALKTELGVVRSNLTMMSDMMSQLDPVTIKQADMELLELYTVCKDMQDRIVKMVPKLSEEKLIEELLATNDQMNTAFSRYRRFERQLTNGPDETQTSHTYVNLTDLDVSQSEAAAVTNGGSLSQSQEDSLSSQMAGLDVHGVDGVDDVDALFQKRNVSTERGRENADVGQGGLAQAEDKMMLSSKTEYSPSSSRSSSPKLDWMLKRGMIPVKQSNVMDDIEKWLSLEDEYEDFEESDGVTSEEFDRFLAQRAKAAERLPSVSRSSQDADHSES